A part of Saccopteryx bilineata isolate mSacBil1 chromosome 10, mSacBil1_pri_phased_curated, whole genome shotgun sequence genomic DNA contains:
- the TMEM43 gene encoding transmembrane protein 43, giving the protein MSANYSNTSNRREHVKITTDPEPGFLERLSKTWGGMSVGLMTFLLSFYLIFTNEGRALKTASSLAEGLSLVVTPDSIHSVAPENEGRLVHIIGALRTSKLLSDPNYGVHLPAVKLRRHVEMYQWVETEESRDYTEDGQAKTERRYSYNTEWRSEIINSRNFDRELGHRNPSAMAVESFTATAPFVQIGRFFLSAGLIDKVDNFKPLSLSKLEDPHVDIIRRGDYFYHSENPKYPEVGDLRVSFSYAGLSSDDPDLGPAHVVTVIARQRGDQLVPYSTKSGDTLLLLHHGDFSPEEVFLREQKSNSMKTWGLRAAGWMAMFMGLNLMTRILYTLVDWFPVFRDLVNIGLKAFAFCVATSLTLLTVAAGWLFYRPLWALFIGCLAFVPIIIARTRVSAKKLE; this is encoded by the exons ATGTCCGCGAAT tattccaATACGAGCAACAGAAGAGAACATGTCAAAATTACGACCGATCCCGAGCCGGGCTTCCTGGAGCGGCTGAGCAAGACCTGGGGTGGGATGTCTGTGGGGCTCATGACCTTCCTACTCTCCTTCTACTTAATTTTTACTAATGAG GGCCGTGCGTTGAAGACGGCATCCTCCCTGGCTGAAGGGCTCTCACTTGTGGTGACCCCTGACAGTATCCACAGTGTGGCTCCGGAGAACGAGGGGAGACTGGTGCACATCATTGGGGCCCTGCGGACATCCAAG CTCTTGTCTGATCCAAACTATGGGGTTCACCTTCCAGCTGTGAAACTGCGGCGGCATGTGGAGATGTACCAGTGGGTAGAAACCGAGGAGTCCAG GGATTATACTGAGGACGGCCAGGCGAAGACAGAGCGGAGGTACTCCTATA ACACCGAATGGAGGTCGGAAATCATCAACAGCAGAAACTTCGACCGAGAGCTTGGCCACAGAAACCCTAG TGCGATGGCAGTGGAGTCCTTCACGGCAACAGCCCCCTTCGTCCAAATTGGCAGGTTTTTTCTCTCGGCAG GCCTCATTGACAAAGTTGACAACTTCAAGCCACTGAGCCTGTCCAAGCTGGAGGACCCACACGTGGACATCATTCGCCGGGGAGATTATTTCTACCACAGTGAAAACCCCAAGTATCCAGAG gtCGGAGACCTGCGCGTTTCCTTTTCCTATGCAGGGCTGAGCAGCGATGACCCTGACCTGGGCCCAGCTCATGTG GTCACTGTCATTGCCCGGCAGCGGGGCGACCAGCTAGTGCCATATTCCACAAAGTCTGGGGACACTTTGCTTCTCCTGCACCATGGGGACTTCTCACCAGAG GAGGTGTTTCTTAGAGAACAAAAGAGCAACTCCATGAAGACATGGGGCCTGCGGGCCGCTGGCTGGATGGCCATGTTTATGGGCCTCAATCTCATGACACGGATCCTCTATACCCTGG TGGACTGGTTTCCTGTCTTCCGAGACCTGGTCAACATTGGCCTGAAGGCTTTTGCCTTCTGCGTGGCCACCTCATTGACCCTGCTGACCGTGGCTGCTGGCTGGCTCTTCTACCGGCCCCTGTGGGCCCTCTTCATTGGCTGCCTGGCCTTCGTGCCCATTATTATTGCTCGGACGCGGGTGTCAGCCAAAAAGCTGGagtga